A DNA window from Lutra lutra chromosome 8, mLutLut1.2, whole genome shotgun sequence contains the following coding sequences:
- the TRMU gene encoding mitochondrial tRNA-specific 2-thiouridylase 1 isoform X1, whose protein sequence is MQAARHVVVALSGGVDSAVAALLLRRRGYQVTGVFMKNWDSLDEHGVCTADRDCEDAYRVCRILDIPFHQVSYVKEYWNDVFSDFLSEYEKGRTPNPDIVCNKHIKFSCFFHYAVDNLGADAVATGHYARTSLEDEEVFQQKHIRRPEGLFRNRFEVRNVVKLLQAADSFKDQTFFLSQVSQDALRRTLFPLGGLTKDFVKKIAAENRLHHVLQKKESMGICFVGKRNFENFILQYLQPRPGKFISIEDNKVLGTHKGWFLYTLGQRAKIGGLREPWYVVEKDGTKGDVFVAPRTDHPALYRDLLRTNRVHWIAEEPPAALVRDKMMECHFRFRHQMALVPCVLTLNQDGTVWVTAVRAVRALAPGQVSGMCLALRPCCPGRQGARMEGRTGPHSTFTCGRGGSGQWAPCSGRSDRTSSPPECLVYRVGVLSCGLGA, encoded by the exons ATGCAGGCGGCGCGGCACGTCGTGGTCGCCCTGTCCGGCGGGGTGGACAGCGCCGTGGCCGCGCTGCTGCTGAGGCGGAGAG gctACCAAGTGACAGGGGTGTTCATGAAGAACTGGGACTCACTGGATGAACACGGAGTGTGCACTGCCGACAGGGACTGTGAAGATGCTTACAGAGTTTGCCGGATCCTTGACATCCCTTTCCACCAAGTGTCCTATGTGAAGGAGTACTGGAATGATGTGTTCAG TGACTTTTTAAGTGAATATGAAAAAGGAAGGACTCCGAATCCTGACATAGTCTGCAACAAACACATCAAATTCAGTTGTTTTTTCCATTATGCTGTGGATAATCTCG GAGCAGACGCAGTCGCTACGGGCCACTACGCCAGGACCTCACTGGAAGACGAGGAAGTCTTTCAGCAGAAGCACATTAGGAGGCCAGAAGGGCTTTTCAGAAACCGCTTTGAAGTCAGGAATG TGGTTAAACTTCTTCAAGCAGCTGACAGCTTTAAAGACCAGACCTTCTTTCTCAGCCAGGTTTCCCAAGATGCCCTGAGGAGAACCCTCTTCCCTCTGGGGGGGCTAACGAAAGATTTTGTCAAGAAAATAGCTGCTGAGAATAGACTCCATCACGTGCTTCAGAAGAAGGAG AGCATGGGCATCTGTTTCGTCGGCAAGAGGAATTTCGAAAATTTCATTCTTCAG TATTTACAGCCCCGGCCTGGTAAATTCATTTCTATAGAAGACAATAAAGTTCTGGGAACACACAAAG GTTGGTTCCTGTATACTTTGGGCCAGAGAGCCAAGATAGGTGGTTTACGGGAGCCCTGGTATGTGGTGGAAAAGGACGGCACCAAGGGCGATGTGTTTGTG GCCCCCCGGACAGACCACCCAGCTCTGTACAGGGACCTGCTGCGGACCAACCGCGTGCACTGGATCGCGGAGGAGCCCCCGGCAGCCCTGGTCCGGGACAAGATGATGGAGTGCCACTTCCGGTTCCGCCACCAGATGGCGCTAG TGCCCTGTGTGCTGACCCTCAACCAAGACGGCACCGTGTGGGTGACAGCTGTGCGGGCCGTGCGGGCCCTGGCCCCAGGACAGGTGAGTGGGATGTGCCTGGCCCTGCGCCCGTGCtgcccagggaggcagggagcccgGATGGAAGGCAGGACCGGGCCTCACTCCACGTTCA CGTGTGGCCGAGGGGGCTCTGGCCAGTGGGCTCCGTGCTCTGGAAGGTCAGACCGCACTTCCTCCCCGCCGGAGTGCCTCGTTTACAGGGTGGGGGTGCTGAGCTGCGGGCTGGGCGCCTAG
- the TRMU gene encoding mitochondrial tRNA-specific 2-thiouridylase 1 isoform X2 produces MQAARHVVVALSGGVDSAVAALLLRRRGYQVTGVFMKNWDSLDEHGVCTADRDCEDAYRVCRILDIPFHQVSYVKEYWNDVFSDFLSEYEKGRTPNPDIVCNKHIKFSCFFHYAVDNLGADAVATGHYARTSLEDEEVFQQKHIRRPEGLFRNRFEVRNVVKLLQAADSFKDQTFFLSQVSQDALRRTLFPLGGLTKDFVKKIAAENRLHHVLQKKESMGICFVGKRNFENFILQYLQPRPGKFISIEDNKVLGTHKGWFLYTLGQRAKIGGLREPWYVVEKDGTKGDVFVAPRTDHPALYRDLLRTNRVHWIAEEPPAALVRDKMMECHFRFRHQMALVPCVLTLNQDGTVWVTAVRAVRALAPGQFAVFYKGEECLGSGKILRLGPSAYILQKGKSKSRVAVEGPIDSPSDGPGLGPVL; encoded by the exons ATGCAGGCGGCGCGGCACGTCGTGGTCGCCCTGTCCGGCGGGGTGGACAGCGCCGTGGCCGCGCTGCTGCTGAGGCGGAGAG gctACCAAGTGACAGGGGTGTTCATGAAGAACTGGGACTCACTGGATGAACACGGAGTGTGCACTGCCGACAGGGACTGTGAAGATGCTTACAGAGTTTGCCGGATCCTTGACATCCCTTTCCACCAAGTGTCCTATGTGAAGGAGTACTGGAATGATGTGTTCAG TGACTTTTTAAGTGAATATGAAAAAGGAAGGACTCCGAATCCTGACATAGTCTGCAACAAACACATCAAATTCAGTTGTTTTTTCCATTATGCTGTGGATAATCTCG GAGCAGACGCAGTCGCTACGGGCCACTACGCCAGGACCTCACTGGAAGACGAGGAAGTCTTTCAGCAGAAGCACATTAGGAGGCCAGAAGGGCTTTTCAGAAACCGCTTTGAAGTCAGGAATG TGGTTAAACTTCTTCAAGCAGCTGACAGCTTTAAAGACCAGACCTTCTTTCTCAGCCAGGTTTCCCAAGATGCCCTGAGGAGAACCCTCTTCCCTCTGGGGGGGCTAACGAAAGATTTTGTCAAGAAAATAGCTGCTGAGAATAGACTCCATCACGTGCTTCAGAAGAAGGAG AGCATGGGCATCTGTTTCGTCGGCAAGAGGAATTTCGAAAATTTCATTCTTCAG TATTTACAGCCCCGGCCTGGTAAATTCATTTCTATAGAAGACAATAAAGTTCTGGGAACACACAAAG GTTGGTTCCTGTATACTTTGGGCCAGAGAGCCAAGATAGGTGGTTTACGGGAGCCCTGGTATGTGGTGGAAAAGGACGGCACCAAGGGCGATGTGTTTGTG GCCCCCCGGACAGACCACCCAGCTCTGTACAGGGACCTGCTGCGGACCAACCGCGTGCACTGGATCGCGGAGGAGCCCCCGGCAGCCCTGGTCCGGGACAAGATGATGGAGTGCCACTTCCGGTTCCGCCACCAGATGGCGCTAG TGCCCTGTGTGCTGACCCTCAACCAAGACGGCACCGTGTGGGTGACAGCTGTGCGGGCCGTGCGGGCCCTGGCCCCAGGACAG TTTGCCGTCTTCTATAAAGGGGAGGAGTGTCTGGGCAGCGGGAAAATCCTGCGCTTGGGGCCATCTGCCTACATACTCCAGAAGGGCAAGAGCAAGTCCAGAGTGGCCGTCGAGGGCCCCATCGACAGCCCCAGTGACGGCCCAGGGCTGGGCCCCGTGCTCTGA
- the TRMU gene encoding mitochondrial tRNA-specific 2-thiouridylase 1 isoform X3, producing the protein MLWIISEQTQSLRATTPGPHWKTRKSFSRSTLGGQKGFSETALKSGMVSQDALRRTLFPLGGLTKDFVKKIAAENRLHHVLQKKESMGICFVGKRNFENFILQYLQPRPGKFISIEDNKVLGTHKGWFLYTLGQRAKIGGLREPWYVVEKDGTKGDVFVAPRTDHPALYRDLLRTNRVHWIAEEPPAALVRDKMMECHFRFRHQMALVPCVLTLNQDGTVWVTAVRAVRALAPGQFAVFYKGEECLGSGKILRLGPSAYILQKGKSKSRVAVEGPIDSPSDGPGLGPVL; encoded by the exons ATGCTGTGGATAATCTCG GAGCAGACGCAGTCGCTACGGGCCACTACGCCAGGACCTCACTGGAAGACGAGGAAGTCTTTCAGCAGAAGCACATTAGGAGGCCAGAAGGGCTTTTCAGAAACCGCTTTGAAGTCAGGAATG GTTTCCCAAGATGCCCTGAGGAGAACCCTCTTCCCTCTGGGGGGGCTAACGAAAGATTTTGTCAAGAAAATAGCTGCTGAGAATAGACTCCATCACGTGCTTCAGAAGAAGGAG AGCATGGGCATCTGTTTCGTCGGCAAGAGGAATTTCGAAAATTTCATTCTTCAG TATTTACAGCCCCGGCCTGGTAAATTCATTTCTATAGAAGACAATAAAGTTCTGGGAACACACAAAG GTTGGTTCCTGTATACTTTGGGCCAGAGAGCCAAGATAGGTGGTTTACGGGAGCCCTGGTATGTGGTGGAAAAGGACGGCACCAAGGGCGATGTGTTTGTG GCCCCCCGGACAGACCACCCAGCTCTGTACAGGGACCTGCTGCGGACCAACCGCGTGCACTGGATCGCGGAGGAGCCCCCGGCAGCCCTGGTCCGGGACAAGATGATGGAGTGCCACTTCCGGTTCCGCCACCAGATGGCGCTAG TGCCCTGTGTGCTGACCCTCAACCAAGACGGCACCGTGTGGGTGACAGCTGTGCGGGCCGTGCGGGCCCTGGCCCCAGGACAG TTTGCCGTCTTCTATAAAGGGGAGGAGTGTCTGGGCAGCGGGAAAATCCTGCGCTTGGGGCCATCTGCCTACATACTCCAGAAGGGCAAGAGCAAGTCCAGAGTGGCCGTCGAGGGCCCCATCGACAGCCCCAGTGACGGCCCAGGGCTGGGCCCCGTGCTCTGA